The DNA window GAAGGTCGAGGGCAAGAACGTCCAACTGCTCAGCGACCCGATGTTGAACAACTGCGGACCGAGCGGCTCTCCCGCCAACTCCGCGACGATGGCGGGCCTGTTCCAGAAGCCGGGCACGCCCGCCATCGAGAAAGACCTCAAGAAGCTCGCCAAGCAATGCAATGCCAAGGTCAATCGCGAGGCGGGATACACGAAAGGAAAGAAGCCCAGTGGAAAGGAATGCACACAACTGGGGACGAAGAAGCACGCCTGTTGTGAGGCCGCCATCAAGAAGGCCAACAATCCCCGGGTGAAGTCCGAGGTGGCCTACGACAAGAAGGGCGGGCTGTCGCCCAAGTCACGGGGACAGGCGCTCGGAGCTGGAAGCAGGGCGAAGGCCGCGGCGAAGAGCGCTGGGCAAAACGCGCAGCAGCAGAAGGCGGCCTTCAACAAGGCTTTCTATCCTTTGCTCCCCGCCATCTCGCTCGACGTCGTCGTGTTGAAGGACGGCACAAAACCACCCACCAGGAACAACATCGAGAAGATCTACGACTTCAAGTTCAACTGCAGTTCCCAAGGCAAGATGACCAAAAAACAAAAACTCAAGTATCGTATGGCCATGGGGAAACGCCCCAATATCATCCACGCCAGGTGACATCATGACCAAGGCAATCCGACTGTCCGACGACGACGACGGCCTGTTCCTTCGTGACAGCTTCATCCTCGTGTTCTTCTGCAAGAAGCCCATCAAGGACCTGGTGGTGAACTATGCGAAGGTGTTCGAGCATTGGCTCGAAACGACCCCGGAGGAAGGTCGGAAGTGGACCTCCATTGGCGGAGATTCGGACGAGACCAAGCCCCTGACACCACAACGGCTCGCGGCGGCTCGCAAGGAGTTGGATCCAGCCAGGGCCCGTACCCGTGAAGTCTCCACGTTCGAGATCGGCGGCCCCCAGCAGACAAACCCTGACTACTTCTTCGAGTGGTTCGGGGCCCGGGACGCCGAAGATGAAATGGCCAGTCACCTGGAGATTCGACTGCCCAGGATGCCGACGACGGATGAGGAGGTTTCCGCCGTGCTTTCCCTTGCCCGGTGGGTGGGTGAACTGTTGCCCTATGCAAGCGGCTACGGTGCGCCCGCGCTGACATGGGGCGCGGATAGTCAGCAAGGTGCATTCGCGGAGGCGGTGGGCAAGCTCGCGTTCCGTCATCCTGGGTACGATGTACCCGACAGTATGGGGACCGCGTTCGACATCGGCACGAAGGTCCGGGGCGCATACTGGCTCAACTTCATCGGTCCGGAGGCACTCAAGAAGCTCGGGGGCGAGAAGGGCCTCCGGAGCAAGCTGGAGATTGGCATCGGCATCGAGAAGGTCGGCGACGGGCTCTTGCTCCAAGCCGGCCCCCGTCCCGAGCTTGGCGACGTGAACAAGAAGGCGAAGCTCCCGCTGCTGCGCTCGCTGGCGAAGGTGCTGGAGCCCGTGA is part of the Myxococcus landrumus genome and encodes:
- a CDS encoding PAAR-like domain-containing protein; its protein translation is MSVTVHAPKTPVTKGSSGLAVATLPNVCKMPGPPAPFVPTPLPNIGKSGDSPKGYSKSVTIEGDTIAIRGASFGSSGDMASKGTGGGLVSSNTHGPTKFIGPGSMTVKVEGKNVQLLSDPMLNNCGPSGSPANSATMAGLFQKPGTPAIEKDLKKLAKQCNAKVNREAGYTKGKKPSGKECTQLGTKKHACCEAAIKKANNPRVKSEVAYDKKGGLSPKSRGQALGAGSRAKAAAKSAGQNAQQQKAAFNKAFYPLLPAISLDVVVLKDGTKPPTRNNIEKIYDFKFNCSSQGKMTKKQKLKYRMAMGKRPNIIHAR
- a CDS encoding type VI immunity family protein yields the protein MTKAIRLSDDDDGLFLRDSFILVFFCKKPIKDLVVNYAKVFEHWLETTPEEGRKWTSIGGDSDETKPLTPQRLAAARKELDPARARTREVSTFEIGGPQQTNPDYFFEWFGARDAEDEMASHLEIRLPRMPTTDEEVSAVLSLARWVGELLPYASGYGAPALTWGADSQQGAFAEAVGKLAFRHPGYDVPDSMGTAFDIGTKVRGAYWLNFIGPEALKKLGGEKGLRSKLEIGIGIEKVGDGLLLQAGPRPELGDVNKKAKLPLLRSLAKVLEPVTLFDDVGIDNNFPEEDDCKRWKRRHLE